A single window of Melospiza georgiana isolate bMelGeo1 chromosome 6, bMelGeo1.pri, whole genome shotgun sequence DNA harbors:
- the COQ6 gene encoding ubiquinone biosynthesis monooxygenase COQ6, mitochondrial yields MAALRGRALLAPLGARLRAGPRAPLRSAASSPPLYDVVVSGGGMVGSAMAAVLGHDIHFHDKKIALLEAGPRKEYDHMPDSYSNRVSSISPGSATLLSSCGAWDHVCSLRLKPFRRMQVWDACSEAMIVFEKDDLDDMGYIVENDVIMSALTKQLDAVADRVEVFYRSKAVGYTWPLPSHGCDTSPWVQVELADGRRLQTKLLIGADGHNSMVRKEAEIKNIEHQYDQSAVVATLHLSEATDNNVAWQRFLPTGPIALLPLSDTASSLVWSTSHDHASELLAMDEESFVDSINSAFWSNINHSDFIDTAGAMFRSAISLLKPSGTAVRQLPPSVAGVDAESRATFPLGLGHATEYVRPRMALIGDAAHRVHPLAGQGVNLGFGDIACLAHHLSAAAFNGSDLGSLKHLLKFETERQRHNVSLLAATDMLKRLYSTTLAPLVLLRTWGLQATNALPPVKEQIMAFASK; encoded by the exons ATGGCGGCGCTGCGCGGGCGGGCGCTGCTGGCCCCGCTCGGAGCGCGGCTCAGGGCCGGGCCCcgcgccccgctccgctccgccgcCTCCAGCCCGCCGCTCTACGATGTGGTGGTGTCGGGCGGGGGCATGGTCGGGAGCGCCATGGCCGCCGTGCTGG GGCATGACATCCACTTCCATGATAAAAAGATTGCTTTGCTGGAGGCTGGTCCTAGGAAAGAATATGATCACATGCCAGACAGTTACAGCAACAGGGTCAGTTCCATCTCCCCAGGATCAGCAACCCTCCTAAGCA GTTGTGGTGCCTGGGATCACGTCTGCAGCCTGAGACTCAAACCCTTCCGGCGAATGCAG GTGTGGGATGCTTGTTCAGAAGCCATGATCGTTTTTGAGAAAGATGACTTAGATGACATGGGTTACATAGTGGAGAATGATGTCATTATGTCTGCTCTCACAAAACAGTTAGATGCAGTAGCAG ACCGCGTGGAGGTCTTCTACAGGAGCAAAGCAGTTGGGTACACCTGGCCCCTTCCTTCCCATGGCTGTGACACAAGCCCTTGGGTCCAAGTTGAGTTAGCTGATGGACGCAGACTTCAGACCAAGCTGCTG ATTGGTGCAGATGGTCATAACTCTATGGTCCGGAAGGAAGCTGAAATTAAGAACATTGAACATCAGTATGACCAGTCAGCTGTGGTGGCAACTCTCCATTTATCTGAG GCCACAGACAACAATGTAGCATGGCAGCGGTTCCTTCCCACCGGGCCAATTGCGCTTCTTCCG CTGTCTGACACTGCCAGCTCTCTGGTCTGGTCTACATCTCATGACCATGCATCAGAACTTCTTGCCATGGATGAGGAAAGCTTTGTGGATAGCATCAACTCTGCCTTT TGGAGCAACATAAACCACTCTGACTTCATTGACACTGCTGGGGCCATGTTTCGTTCTGCCATTTCGCTGCTGAAGCCCTCGGGGACTGCAGTCCGTCAGCTGCCCCCGAGCGTTGCTGGCGTGgatgcagagagcagagccacGTTCCCCCTGGGGTTGGGCCACGCCACAGAGTACGTCCGGCCCCGCATGGCTCTCATCGG GGATGCAGCACACAGAGTCCACCCACTTGCAGGACAAGGAGTGAACCTGGGCTTTGGTGATATTGCATGTTTAGCTCATCACCTCAGTGCAGCAGCCTTCAACGGGAGCGATCTGG GCTCCTTAAAACACCTCCTCAAGTTTGAAACAGAACGTCAGAGGCATAATGTCTCCTTGTTAGCTGCTACTGATATGCTAAAAAGGCTGTACTCTACCACACTGGCTCCTCTGGTGTTGCTGAGGACATGGGGATTGCAAGCAACAAATGCCCTGCCTCCTGTCAAA gAGCAAATCATGGCTTTTGCCAGCAAGTGA
- the ENTPD5 gene encoding nucleoside diphosphate phosphatase ENTPD5, with amino-acid sequence MASSRLPILIALAFSSLPFVLSHSNKEMWFKEFFPPDVCPINAKANTFYGIMFDAGSTGTRIHIYTFVQRSPENLPEVEGEIFESVKPGLSAYADQPEKGAESVKTLLDMAVDAVPPHLWKKTPVVLKATAGLRLLSEEKAQALLSEVKEVFEESPFLVPEDSVGIMDGSHEGILAWITVNFLTGQLSGQNQQTVGILDLGGASTQITFLPRFEETLKETPEDFLTSFEMFNSTYKLYTHSYLGFGLKAARLATLGALNMEVVDGQMFRSSCLPKQLEAEWQFGGVKYQYGGNKEGETGFKPCYLEVLKVVKGKLHQPEEIRGSSFYAFSYYYDRAADTNLIDYERGGVLEVRDFERKAKEVCDNMERYNSASPFLCMDLTYITALLKEGFGFRDNTVLKLTKKVNNIETSWTLGATFYLLQSLGMTY; translated from the exons ATGGCATCTTCCAGACTTCCCATCCTTATAGCACTGGCATTTTCCTCTTTGCCCTTTGTTCTTTCACATTCAAACAAGGAAATGTGGTTTAAGGAGTTCTTTCCACCTGATGTGTGCCCTATCAATGCCAAAGCGAACACTTTTTATGGCATCATGTTTGATGCAGGAAGCACTGGAACCCGTATTCACATTTACACCTTTGTGCAGAGGAGCCCAG AAAACCTTCCAGAGGTGGAAGGGGAAATCTTTGAGTCTGTGAAGCCAGGTCTGTCTGCATATGCTGATCAGCCTGAAAAG ggTGCTGAAAGCGTCAAAACATTGCTGGACATGGCTGTCGATGCTGTGCCACCTCATCTCTGGAAGAAGACCCCAGTGGTGTTGAAAGCCACGGCTGGACTTCGCTTGCTGTCAGAGGAGAAagctcaggctctgctgtcAGAG GTGAAAGAAGTCTTTGAGGAATCACCATTCCTGGTTCCAGAGGACAGTGTTGGCATCATGGATGGATCTCATGAAG GAATTTTAGCCTGGATCACTGTGAACTTTTTGACAG GGCAGCTGTCTGGCCAGAACCAGCAAACTGTTGGGATTCTGGACTTGGGAGGAGCCTCAACCCAAATCACATTCCTGCCACGGTTTGAG GAAACTCTGAAGGAAACCCCTGAGGATTTTCTTACCTCATTTGAAATGTTTAATAGCACGTACAAGCTCTATACCCACAG CTATTTGGGGTTTGGACTAAAAGCTGCAAGACTGGCAACACTTGGAGCTTTGAACATGGAag TTGTGGATGGACAAATGTTCCGCAGTTCTTGTTTGCCTAAGCAGTTGGAGGCAGAGTGGCAGTTCGGGGGAGTGAAATATCAGTATGGTGGCAACAAAGAAG GAGAAACAGGATTCAAGCCTTGCTACTTGGAAGTACTCAAGGTTGTCAAAGGGAAACTTCACCAGCCAGAGGAGATACGTGGAAGTTCCTTCTATGCTTTCTCCTATTACTATGATCGAGCAGCTGACACCAACCTAATCG ATTATGAACGCGGAGGTGTTTTGGAAGTGAgagattttgaaagaaaagccaAAGAAG tCTGTGATAACATGGAGAGGTACAACTCAGCCAGTCCTTTCCTCTGCATGGATCTCACTTACATCACTGCTTTATTAAAGGAAGGTTTTGGATTTAGGGACAACACAGTCTTAAAG TTGACAAAGAAAGTAAACAACATAGAGACAAGCTGGACTTTGGGTGCTACCTTTTACCTGCTGCAGTCTCTGGGAATGACTTATTGA